Proteins from one Leptospira meyeri genomic window:
- a CDS encoding DUF1295 domain-containing protein: MENLLYSYLAAVIFTFFFMSLMWLWGKSRDNYAVIDVGWGLVIAGIASVIVFFGSGNVYAKFAVLVPVWIWALRLSGFLYFTRIRTNHPEDKRYAGFRKDYSDKVHQKMFTNVFMLQGFLALLLSFPFYFAAQWNLFPNSGITGPNGYLMVILGWIFFVIGVIGEGIADRDLHKFVADSNNKGKVCNLGLWKYTRHPNYFFEWVIWVGIGIIPILSAPWALLSLLTPVFMFILLRFVSGVPFAEKYSLQSKGEVFREYMSTTNAFFPWFPKQK, from the coding sequence TTGGAAAATTTGTTATACTCATATTTAGCGGCTGTTATATTTACCTTTTTCTTTATGAGTCTCATGTGGCTTTGGGGGAAGTCGAGAGACAACTATGCCGTGATTGATGTAGGTTGGGGACTTGTCATCGCAGGGATTGCCAGTGTAATCGTTTTTTTCGGATCTGGAAATGTTTATGCAAAGTTTGCTGTGCTTGTCCCCGTTTGGATTTGGGCTCTCCGGTTATCCGGTTTTCTTTATTTCACTCGCATCCGCACAAACCATCCAGAAGACAAACGATACGCCGGATTTCGAAAGGACTACAGTGACAAAGTTCACCAAAAAATGTTCACCAACGTATTTATGTTACAAGGATTTCTTGCACTTCTTCTTTCGTTCCCTTTTTACTTTGCAGCACAGTGGAACTTATTCCCCAATTCAGGGATTACGGGGCCTAACGGATATTTGATGGTAATTCTTGGCTGGATTTTCTTTGTGATCGGAGTGATTGGGGAAGGAATTGCCGATAGAGATCTTCACAAGTTTGTGGCCGATTCAAATAATAAGGGTAAAGTTTGTAATCTTGGTCTTTGGAAGTATACAAGACATCCCAATTATTTTTTTGAATGGGTGATTTGGGTGGGGATTGGGATCATCCCGATTCTTTCTGCACCTTGGGCACTCCTTTCCCTCCTTACGCCAGTATTTATGTTTATATTGTTACGATTTGTATCCGGCGTCCCTTTTGCAGAAAAATATTCTCTTCAATCCAAAGGTGAAGTTTTTCGCGAATACATGAGCACCACAAACGCATTTTTCCCTTGGTTTCCAAAACAAAAATAA
- a CDS encoding SAM-dependent methyltransferase: MNFTDSREKEEGSSFSINSLLEKDIFPDWLIRFRIRQLLALRIKQERKDNATAQLQHKINYVNELKKSPIAVHTDVANEQHYEVPSDFFTYVMGPRMKYSSGYWPTLDTSFAESEEEMLRITVERAEIKNGMRVLDLGCGWGSISLYIAEKFPKCKVTGVSNSRTQKEFIDKRAKERGLKNLTIITKDMNDFTTKDKFDRIVSVEMLEHMKNYEKLFEKLSKFLVADGKFFVHIFTHKEFAYPFEVIDETDWMAKYFFTGGQMPSDDLFLYFQKDFLIENHWVVNGTHYARTSEAWYENMIQNKDKLLPILASTYGEKEKTKWFVYWKVFFLACAELWGYRNGEEWFVSHYLFRKR; encoded by the coding sequence ATGAATTTTACGGATTCTAGAGAGAAAGAAGAGGGTTCTTCTTTTAGCATCAACTCACTGTTGGAAAAAGATATTTTTCCCGATTGGCTCATTCGATTTCGCATCCGACAACTTTTGGCACTGCGAATCAAACAAGAGAGAAAAGACAATGCTACGGCACAGCTCCAACATAAAATAAATTATGTAAACGAGTTAAAAAAATCTCCTATTGCCGTACATACAGACGTAGCTAACGAACAGCACTACGAAGTCCCCAGTGATTTTTTTACCTATGTAATGGGTCCAAGGATGAAATATTCTTCCGGGTATTGGCCAACACTGGATACAAGTTTTGCGGAATCGGAAGAAGAAATGTTACGGATCACTGTGGAACGGGCAGAGATTAAAAATGGAATGCGTGTTCTGGATTTAGGCTGTGGTTGGGGGAGTATCTCTCTTTACATCGCTGAGAAATTTCCAAAATGTAAAGTTACTGGTGTTTCAAATTCTCGAACTCAAAAGGAATTCATCGACAAACGTGCCAAAGAGCGTGGTTTAAAAAACCTAACCATCATCACAAAAGATATGAATGATTTTACGACCAAAGACAAATTTGATCGAATTGTTTCTGTCGAGATGTTAGAACACATGAAAAACTACGAAAAACTTTTTGAGAAGTTATCAAAGTTTCTTGTGGCCGATGGAAAGTTTTTTGTCCATATCTTCACCCATAAAGAATTTGCTTATCCTTTTGAAGTCATTGATGAAACCGACTGGATGGCGAAATACTTTTTTACGGGTGGGCAGATGCCTTCTGATGATTTGTTTTTGTATTTCCAAAAGGATTTTCTCATCGAAAACCATTGGGTAGTCAATGGAACTCATTATGCGAGAACGAGTGAAGCTTGGTATGAGAATATGATCCAAAACAAGGATAAACTTTTGCCTATCCTTGCCAGTACTTACGGCGAAAAAGAAAAAACCAAATGGTTTGTCTATTGGAAAGTTTTCTTTCTCGCCTGTGCAGAGTTATGGGGTTATCGAAACGGTGAAGAGTGGTTTGTGAGCCACTACTTGTTTCGAAAACGCTGA
- a CDS encoding DEAD/DEAH box helicase, producing the protein MTKNDTEVGNDFQSFGLRPEILQGITEAGFESPSPIQKQAIPLVLEGKDLIAQAQTGTGKTAAYGLPCLNRINVEEGMQVLVLTPTRELALQVSDELYKLGKHLGIKTTTIYGGSSYSKQITQVAKGAQVAVATPGRLLDLLKGKELKNFKPSMVILDEADEMLDMGFMDDIESIFNLLPTKRQTLLFSATMPEPIKKLASKYQTHPAHVKIAATEKSSKNIEQVYYVIDEAEREIAVVRILDYENPYKAIIFTKTKKEADDLKATLGFKGYPVEALHGDLNQKQREQVLKSLHDGRVKILVATDVAARGLDVKDLSLVINYHLPFDSESYTHRIGRTGRAGKSGKAVTLVTTRESRALLRLKGTSGTNLTIAALPTKKEVLARREEDFLNNVVETEIHVDAEEVLEKLLKLDDKRSVALKLLSNMLDKTKISGPEKIGKTPGEWSETPPSGGSGRRRRDDGGSGGGGRGGYRGGRSNSERSERGERGERKERGGESSRRSTSTPSSKKEGGVYVKAAGKKTQRFRNK; encoded by the coding sequence ATGACTAAGAATGACACCGAAGTTGGAAATGACTTCCAATCCTTCGGATTACGTCCTGAAATACTACAAGGAATCACTGAAGCAGGCTTCGAATCACCAAGCCCTATCCAAAAACAAGCGATTCCGCTCGTATTGGAAGGAAAAGATTTAATCGCACAAGCGCAGACCGGAACCGGAAAAACTGCAGCTTACGGACTCCCCTGTTTGAACCGAATCAATGTGGAAGAAGGCATGCAAGTGCTTGTCCTCACACCCACTCGTGAACTTGCATTGCAAGTATCAGATGAATTGTACAAACTGGGAAAACATTTAGGAATCAAAACCACCACGATTTACGGTGGAAGTTCCTATTCTAAACAAATCACTCAAGTGGCCAAAGGTGCCCAAGTTGCCGTAGCAACTCCTGGAAGACTTCTTGACCTTCTCAAAGGGAAAGAACTTAAAAACTTCAAACCATCCATGGTGATTTTAGACGAAGCAGATGAAATGCTTGATATGGGATTTATGGATGATATCGAATCCATCTTTAACTTACTTCCCACCAAACGCCAAACATTATTATTTTCTGCAACAATGCCCGAACCAATTAAAAAATTGGCGAGTAAGTACCAAACCCACCCTGCACATGTAAAAATTGCAGCAACAGAAAAATCTTCTAAGAACATCGAACAAGTGTACTACGTGATCGATGAAGCAGAACGTGAAATTGCTGTTGTTCGAATTTTGGATTATGAAAACCCATACAAGGCAATCATCTTTACCAAAACGAAAAAAGAAGCGGATGATTTAAAAGCGACCCTTGGATTTAAAGGATATCCGGTAGAAGCGCTCCACGGAGATCTAAACCAAAAACAAAGAGAACAAGTTTTAAAAAGCCTCCATGATGGCCGAGTTAAAATTCTTGTGGCAACAGATGTTGCGGCACGAGGTCTTGATGTAAAAGACTTATCTCTTGTGATCAACTACCACCTACCCTTTGATAGCGAAAGTTATACTCATAGAATTGGTCGTACAGGTCGTGCTGGGAAATCGGGGAAAGCTGTAACTCTTGTAACAACAAGAGAATCTCGTGCTCTTCTAAGACTAAAGGGAACTTCTGGAACCAATCTAACGATAGCGGCACTTCCGACGAAAAAAGAAGTGCTGGCACGCCGAGAAGAAGACTTTTTAAATAACGTTGTGGAAACCGAAATCCATGTTGATGCAGAAGAAGTATTAGAAAAACTTTTGAAGTTAGACGACAAACGTTCTGTAGCACTCAAACTTCTTTCCAATATGCTGGATAAAACCAAAATTAGTGGCCCTGAAAAAATCGGCAAAACACCTGGGGAATGGAGTGAAACTCCTCCGAGTGGTGGATCCGGAAGAAGACGTCGTGATGATGGTGGTTCAGGCGGTGGCGGTCGCGGTGGTTACCGTGGCGGAAGGTCAAATAGTGAACGCAGCGAAAGAGGCGAACGCGGAGAACGAAAAGAACGTGGTGGCGAAAGTAGCCGCCGTTCTACTAGCACCCCATCATCTAAAAAAGAAGGTGGAGTGTATGTGAAAGCGGCTGGGAAAAAAACTCAGCGTTTTCGAAACAAGTAG
- a CDS encoding PIN domain-containing protein produces the protein MIYYIETSILLSIILGDHFNDKAVSIWNAQSEKVSSILTLIEATIVLRRFFKANKKNLSSHWLSKQEKQLKELLSECSLMKIDENIQSIIELKKDIADCRSLDGIHVATAIFLKDVMHSSNFAFYSFDNRVNEVAAKFGLRPGVA, from the coding sequence ATGATTTACTATATCGAAACGAGCATTTTACTTTCGATCATTTTAGGAGATCATTTCAACGATAAAGCTGTAAGCATTTGGAATGCTCAGAGCGAAAAAGTAAGCTCGATCCTAACTTTAATAGAAGCGACAATAGTTCTTAGGAGATTCTTTAAAGCCAATAAAAAGAATCTTTCATCCCATTGGCTCTCAAAACAGGAAAAACAACTTAAAGAACTCCTTTCTGAATGTTCTTTAATGAAAATTGACGAGAATATCCAATCTATCATTGAATTAAAGAAGGATATTGCAGACTGTAGATCATTGGATGGCATTCATGTTGCAACTGCAATATTCCTAAAAGATGTAATGCATTCATCTAACTTTGCATTTTACAGCTTCGACAATAGAGTAAACGAAGTTGCAGCAAAATTCGGACTAAGACCTGGCGTCGCATAA
- a CDS encoding hybrid sensor histidine kinase/response regulator, giving the protein MLIAPLPKNEATRLLALKGLEILDTPEEEMFDEITRLASLICNAPISLVSLIDETRQWFKSHHGLNSRETSRSLAFCSHAILGDDLFLIPNAKEDLRFQNNPLVDEAPNVIFYAGIPLALDDQIKLGTLCVIDNKPRELNPEQIQMLKLLGKQTVRLLQMRKDRDRLEIEKRSAERATAAKRDFIAAISHDIRNPLNSLLGMSEMIRDTEINPTVLSYVDHIKNAGEVILHLVNDTIELSRLEESESSLNKEWFHLGQCLSIFNLFFIQETKRKKIEFKLNNNVLDQTFLLSDKRKLEKIIWNLTANAVKFTSKGIVECFVDLENKLEANAILHIHIKDTGPGISPEVKNKLFQKYNEFVPEGCEISGSGLGLSIVKLSLEELGGSIEVESELGKGSSFKVQIPVVWKKEENPNLTSENKTKKEITSLEFHKTLKVLIADDNELNRKVLRSYLKSLPTEITETNNGIDTQRELDQSQFDIAFLDIEMPGKHGTEIAKSLSGKHNRPVLFACTGLCMPEEKNLILASGFDYFMPKPYLKEELYLHLKEIAAKIPGAI; this is encoded by the coding sequence ATGCTGATTGCTCCTTTACCAAAAAATGAGGCAACTCGCCTTTTGGCTTTAAAAGGGCTCGAAATCCTCGACACACCGGAAGAGGAGATGTTTGATGAAATCACACGACTTGCTTCCCTGATCTGTAATGCACCCATTTCTCTTGTCAGCCTGATTGATGAAACAAGACAATGGTTCAAATCCCACCATGGACTGAACTCAAGAGAAACTTCGAGGTCCCTTGCCTTTTGTTCCCATGCCATTTTAGGGGATGATCTTTTTTTAATTCCTAACGCAAAAGAAGACTTACGTTTTCAAAACAACCCTTTGGTTGATGAAGCTCCGAATGTCATTTTTTATGCAGGGATTCCCTTGGCCTTAGATGACCAAATCAAACTGGGGACACTTTGTGTCATTGATAACAAACCAAGAGAACTGAATCCAGAACAAATCCAAATGTTGAAGTTACTTGGAAAACAAACGGTTCGTTTGTTACAAATGCGAAAAGACAGGGACAGATTAGAAATTGAAAAACGTTCTGCAGAAAGAGCAACAGCTGCAAAACGAGATTTTATCGCAGCCATTAGCCATGACATCCGAAACCCTCTAAACTCTCTTCTTGGCATGTCAGAAATGATTCGAGACACTGAAATAAACCCAACAGTTCTTAGTTATGTGGATCATATCAAAAATGCTGGAGAAGTAATTTTACATTTAGTTAACGATACCATTGAACTATCAAGATTAGAGGAAAGTGAAAGTTCTTTGAACAAAGAGTGGTTCCATTTGGGACAATGTTTATCGATTTTTAATTTGTTTTTTATCCAAGAAACAAAACGGAAGAAAATTGAATTTAAATTGAATAATAATGTTTTAGATCAAACCTTTCTTTTATCTGACAAACGAAAATTAGAAAAGATCATTTGGAATTTAACTGCCAATGCGGTTAAATTTACATCAAAGGGAATTGTAGAATGTTTTGTTGATTTAGAAAACAAACTAGAAGCAAATGCTATATTGCATATCCATATCAAAGACACTGGTCCGGGAATTTCTCCCGAAGTGAAAAACAAACTTTTCCAAAAGTACAACGAGTTTGTACCAGAAGGTTGCGAAATTTCTGGATCGGGTCTTGGATTATCGATCGTAAAACTCTCCTTAGAAGAGTTAGGTGGGAGTATAGAGGTAGAATCCGAACTAGGTAAAGGTTCCAGTTTCAAAGTTCAAATACCCGTTGTTTGGAAAAAAGAAGAAAATCCAAATCTTACTTCCGAAAATAAAACAAAAAAGGAAATCACTTCCCTCGAATTTCATAAAACTCTAAAAGTTTTGATTGCTGATGACAACGAACTGAATCGAAAAGTCCTTCGAAGTTACCTCAAGTCCCTTCCTACAGAAATCACCGAAACAAATAACGGAATTGATACACAAAGAGAACTGGACCAATCCCAATTTGACATTGCTTTTTTGGACATTGAAATGCCAGGAAAACATGGGACCGAAATTGCAAAATCCCTCTCAGGAAAACACAACCGCCCCGTTCTTTTTGCCTGCACTGGGCTTTGTATGCCGGAAGAAAAAAACCTGATTTTGGCTTCTGGATTTGATTACTTTATGCCCAAACCCTACTTAAAGGAAGAACTATACCTCCATCTCAAAGAAATCGCTGCAAAGATACCCGGAGCCATTTAG
- a CDS encoding alginate export family protein, with amino-acid sequence MQKRRLSFLFFLSLMTASLEAQVTTPETPTTAPNPSSTVSTVTEIKPPPPPSWSDGFSAGAMVRVRPEMKYNFDFNRTTNDNVDFTGQKIQFWIQKEFTKDVIAKITFQDARLWGAEKGSLSGLSTANDGTRQSTDVREAYIEVKKNLGLPLHIQAGRQILRYGDERLVGSLDWTNVGRSFDGLRIKWEDKYISSHIFVTSVSERHSDITGNTTSFGVKNQYNTYMDCPYNGRKPCTAKLDAQRQELGDSYFTGFYNTLKASDYLHIDLYYLGLQKEYLRTNQSLILTTGETGTPESRAGRWDILHTYGIRLTNKTQTGKKSLQTFDYSFEYAVQTGTTGKSIGPRWDDNKTEVTLNDPLTNTNYNRNIYSEKERYKTYAFGADFGYTINKLRIGVAYDVGSGDTNRTDGSVASFQNLYHTNHLFYGMADQVSWVNMKSKSVNASYNLGTYGSFRIDYFAIEKHKLQDSWYDIAGVAKSGASTESITNNQYDTSQVFTENGTGNNRPVSMLGKSLFRELDIKYNVPYQNLILECGYSMIYAGDAIQNKVNDRTIQAQVYTNQFTKTAQFAYLMVTAQF; translated from the coding sequence ATGCAGAAGCGAAGATTATCTTTTTTATTCTTTTTATCACTAATGACTGCGAGTTTGGAAGCCCAAGTAACTACGCCCGAAACTCCAACAACTGCGCCAAATCCGAGTTCTACGGTATCAACGGTCACAGAAATAAAACCGCCTCCACCACCGTCCTGGTCTGATGGATTTAGCGCCGGGGCTATGGTTCGCGTTCGTCCTGAAATGAAGTATAACTTTGATTTCAATCGAACCACCAATGACAATGTCGATTTTACGGGGCAGAAGATACAATTTTGGATTCAAAAAGAATTCACAAAAGATGTAATTGCAAAAATCACTTTTCAAGATGCAAGGTTATGGGGTGCCGAAAAAGGTTCCCTCTCAGGTCTTTCGACTGCCAACGATGGAACAAGACAAAGTACAGATGTGCGCGAAGCCTATATAGAAGTAAAAAAAAATTTAGGCCTCCCTCTCCATATCCAAGCAGGCCGTCAAATTTTGCGGTACGGTGATGAACGTTTGGTAGGATCATTGGACTGGACAAATGTAGGTAGAAGTTTTGATGGCCTCCGAATCAAATGGGAGGATAAGTATATATCTTCCCATATATTTGTCACTTCAGTCAGTGAACGCCACTCCGATATCACAGGCAACACAACTTCCTTCGGTGTCAAAAACCAATACAATACTTATATGGATTGCCCCTACAATGGTAGAAAACCATGCACTGCCAAACTAGATGCCCAAAGACAGGAGTTAGGTGATTCTTATTTTACAGGTTTTTACAATACATTAAAAGCTTCTGATTATCTTCACATTGATTTGTATTATTTAGGATTACAAAAAGAATACTTACGAACCAACCAGTCTCTCATCCTCACCACAGGAGAAACGGGAACTCCAGAATCTCGAGCCGGTAGATGGGACATCCTACACACATATGGAATCAGGTTGACCAATAAAACCCAAACTGGCAAAAAATCCTTACAAACTTTCGATTATTCTTTTGAATATGCGGTACAAACTGGGACAACAGGAAAATCCATCGGTCCGAGATGGGATGACAATAAAACAGAAGTTACATTAAATGATCCATTGACAAATACAAACTACAACCGGAACATCTACTCAGAAAAAGAAAGATACAAAACTTATGCTTTTGGGGCCGATTTTGGTTATACAATCAACAAACTGAGAATTGGTGTTGCCTATGATGTCGGAAGTGGAGATACCAACCGAACAGATGGATCCGTCGCCAGTTTTCAAAACCTATATCACACCAATCACTTATTTTATGGTATGGCTGACCAAGTTAGCTGGGTCAATATGAAATCAAAATCGGTAAATGCTAGTTATAATCTAGGGACTTACGGGTCTTTTCGTATCGATTATTTTGCAATTGAAAAACACAAACTCCAAGATAGTTGGTATGACATCGCTGGTGTTGCCAAATCAGGTGCAAGCACCGAATCAATAACAAACAATCAATACGATACAAGCCAAGTCTTTACTGAAAATGGAACCGGGAACAACCGCCCCGTTTCAATGCTCGGGAAAAGTTTGTTTCGTGAACTAGATATTAAATACAATGTCCCATATCAAAATCTAATTTTAGAATGCGGATATAGTATGATTTATGCAGGGGACGCCATCCAAAACAAAGTGAATGATCGCACGATTCAAGCCCAGGTGTATACAAATCAATTTACCAAAACTGCGCAGTTTGCATATCTTATGGTAACAGCCCAGTTTTAA
- a CDS encoding PIN domain-containing protein: MILVDTSVWVEFFRGKEPYFSKLAGLIESSEIIAHEVVFGELLQGCKNKSGMAFVLDYWESLNNILSNGTFIQAGKLSFENKHLENGIGIIDSILISETKQKNLKLWTLDKKILKVLQAQHIYKL; encoded by the coding sequence ATGATTTTAGTTGATACTTCAGTTTGGGTTGAATTCTTTCGAGGAAAAGAACCCTATTTTTCAAAGTTAGCTGGGTTGATAGAATCCTCCGAAATAATTGCTCACGAAGTAGTTTTTGGCGAACTTTTACAAGGATGTAAGAATAAAAGCGGAATGGCTTTCGTTTTAGATTATTGGGAAAGTTTAAATAACATTTTGTCAAATGGAACGTTCATACAAGCTGGAAAATTATCTTTCGAAAACAAACATTTAGAGAATGGAATCGGGATTATCGATTCTATTTTGATCTCTGAAACAAAACAAAAAAATTTAAAACTCTGGACTTTAGATAAGAAAATTTTAAAAGTCCTTCAGGCACAGCATATTTACAAATTATAG
- a CDS encoding SDR family NAD(P)-dependent oxidoreductase: MKKDFWNDRVVVITGATSGIGKALYEELAKFPCELVLVARRAAEISEPKNKHKDVLIHRVACDLADPTSVLDAIEWIQKKVSKVDVLFNNAGITAHGRFDSLSMDVYRKTFATNFFGPIQFIRGLLSLLLSAKGNIVTTSTVSALYGVPGRAAYSASKSALHAALESLRIENLQSGLGVSLVCVPYTDTALRTSGLDASGGALSEPPAKGKRKSAKEVAHVLMSVAKDKEARLVTFNLSGKFLEWMRFFSPKFLEKILYKKLYEDFKPH, from the coding sequence ATGAAAAAAGATTTTTGGAACGATAGGGTGGTAGTGATCACTGGAGCAACGAGTGGAATTGGGAAAGCATTGTATGAAGAATTGGCTAAATTCCCATGTGAGCTCGTTCTTGTGGCAAGACGTGCTGCGGAAATCTCAGAACCCAAAAACAAACACAAGGACGTTCTCATTCACCGAGTCGCTTGCGATCTGGCGGATCCCACTTCTGTGTTGGATGCAATTGAGTGGATCCAAAAAAAAGTTTCTAAAGTTGATGTATTATTCAATAATGCGGGGATTACGGCTCATGGTCGTTTTGATTCCCTTTCGATGGACGTGTATCGGAAAACCTTTGCCACCAATTTTTTTGGTCCCATCCAATTCATCCGTGGTCTCCTTTCCCTTCTTCTTTCTGCCAAAGGAAATATTGTCACCACATCTACTGTCTCTGCCCTTTATGGAGTGCCGGGTCGTGCGGCTTATTCAGCATCCAAGTCGGCCTTACATGCAGCCCTCGAATCCCTTCGGATCGAAAACTTACAATCGGGACTTGGCGTTTCTCTTGTTTGCGTTCCTTATACCGACACAGCTTTACGAACTTCAGGTCTTGATGCGAGTGGAGGGGCTCTATCGGAACCTCCTGCCAAAGGAAAACGGAAAAGTGCAAAAGAAGTGGCCCATGTTTTGATGTCTGTGGCCAAAGACAAAGAAGCAAGGCTAGTCACATTCAATCTGTCCGGAAAATTTTTAGAATGGATGCGATTTTTCTCTCCAAAATTTTTAGAAAAAATTCTTTATAAAAAACTTTATGAGGACTTCAAACCACACTGA
- a CDS encoding zinc-dependent alcohol dehydrogenase family protein: protein MLNQVWEIQGSFGLENLKKSTRDLSESLAPKEVLVRLTATSLNYRDYLMVIGTYNPRQKLPLIPCSDGAGVVEAVGSEVSLWKKGDRVLPIFAQRWMDGAPNMDNLRSTLGGPHDGCLANYGKFQEEGLVATPSHLTDKEAATLGCAGLTAYNAVVNFGGIEPGSDVLCLGTGGVSLFALQFAKMMGARVIVTSSSDEKLARAKSLGADETINYATKSNWERDVRKHTKMAGADLIIEVGGAGTMQKSMMSVKPYGTIALIGVLAGGESSLSLYPILMQGVKVQGVIVGSRADFEKMNRAIEQNKMKPVVDKVFGWDEVPEALAYLQTGKHFGKVVVSWE, encoded by the coding sequence ATGTTAAATCAAGTTTGGGAAATCCAAGGATCGTTCGGGTTAGAAAATCTAAAAAAATCCACAAGAGATCTTTCAGAATCACTTGCTCCCAAAGAAGTTCTTGTTCGCCTAACAGCAACTTCTCTCAACTATCGTGATTATTTAATGGTCATTGGAACTTACAATCCAAGACAAAAACTCCCACTAATTCCCTGTTCGGATGGAGCAGGTGTGGTGGAGGCTGTGGGATCTGAGGTCAGTCTTTGGAAAAAAGGAGACCGAGTACTACCGATCTTTGCGCAGAGGTGGATGGATGGAGCTCCGAATATGGACAACCTTCGCTCCACACTCGGTGGACCACATGACGGCTGTTTAGCGAATTATGGGAAATTCCAAGAAGAAGGACTTGTTGCAACTCCAAGTCACTTAACAGACAAAGAAGCTGCTACCTTAGGATGTGCTGGTCTTACTGCATACAATGCTGTTGTAAATTTTGGAGGAATTGAACCAGGCTCTGATGTACTTTGCTTGGGAACCGGTGGAGTTTCTTTATTTGCTCTTCAATTTGCAAAAATGATGGGAGCAAGAGTCATCGTCACTTCCTCAAGCGACGAAAAACTTGCTCGTGCCAAATCTCTCGGTGCTGATGAAACCATTAACTATGCAACCAAATCCAATTGGGAAAGAGATGTCCGCAAACATACAAAAATGGCAGGAGCCGATCTCATCATCGAAGTGGGAGGCGCCGGTACCATGCAAAAATCTATGATGAGTGTCAAACCTTATGGAACCATTGCCCTGATTGGTGTTCTTGCAGGTGGGGAATCGAGTCTTTCTCTATATCCAATCCTCATGCAAGGTGTCAAAGTCCAAGGTGTGATTGTGGGAAGTCGTGCCGATTTTGAAAAAATGAATCGAGCCATCGAACAAAATAAAATGAAACCGGTTGTAGACAAAGTGTTCGGTTGGGATGAAGTCCCCGAAGCATTGGCGTATTTACAAACAGGAAAACATTTTGGAAAAGTGGTAGTGAGTTGGGAATAA
- a CDS encoding type II toxin-antitoxin system Phd/YefM family antitoxin, which produces MISVGIRELKSHLSQYIELVKNGENVLITEHNRVVAELKYPGKEESTNNIQKILNKLANEGKLIPAKRKATQISKNQNLSPKKQADWWAIYQDSKEDNL; this is translated from the coding sequence ATGATTTCAGTTGGAATTCGAGAATTAAAATCCCATCTTAGCCAATATATCGAATTAGTTAAGAATGGAGAAAATGTTTTAATAACAGAACACAACAGAGTTGTAGCTGAGTTAAAATATCCCGGTAAAGAAGAATCTACCAATAATATACAAAAAATTTTGAATAAACTGGCTAATGAGGGTAAATTAATTCCTGCTAAACGCAAAGCTACCCAGATTAGTAAAAATCAAAATCTAAGTCCCAAAAAACAGGCTGACTGGTGGGCCATATATCAAGACTCAAAAGAAGATAATTTATAA